The following proteins are co-located in the Seriola aureovittata isolate HTS-2021-v1 ecotype China chromosome 7, ASM2101889v1, whole genome shotgun sequence genome:
- the nr4a3 gene encoding nuclear receptor subfamily 4 group A member 3 isoform X2: protein MSVCDRKGALWALKSTGHGAPCCSERELEAHGAQESAGLVSGPTLQNFHISLSLWMNPEQANTVVIRDTGSEERAQPSSEPRRSDTSSVTPAEPSPLQEPCPGRSHATPQSRTPSTIQREALSPDMPCVQAQYGPAPPGSAYSGQSFSYPNDSYSSDLMTPDYTKLDLGGGEISAAATTSLPSFNVFVEGSYEPKSSCLYQMPTHRPTIKKEEESYPTAPTLDAMSSSTMYFKQSPPSTPTTPSLPPQPGTSFLWEDHSLAPPTHPHSLGSSLETGPLKSPRFPHFYQHSPPHSGGSVGGYESLGGGLVRTSSSSSSSSSSVSHPHGPPLEQPMYQLHRGAGGSSLAFRSLALGPCGPLLGDSLPSPPPRGPQGEGTCAVCGDNAACQHYGVRTCEGCKGFFKRTVQKNAKYVCLASKNCPVDKRRRNRCQYCRFQKCLSVGMVKEVVRTDSLKGRRGRLPSKPKSPLQTEASPPSPPLSLLSALLRAYSHCMPRDLDYSQFSAADPPSSSSDAEHIQLFYRLLTISMETTRCWADRLPGFSELQRDDQNLLIDSAFLELFVLRLAHRSMLSEDKLVFCNGLVLHRFQCLRGFGEWLDSIRDFSTHLQSLNLDASAFACLAALVLLTEQVPGLKDSKRVEELQNKVICCLRDHLGCGPSSSSSKAVPPLSRILGLRTELRSQRTQGLQRIFYLKLEDLVPPPPLIDRFLDTLPY, encoded by the exons atgagtgtgtgtgacagaaaggGGGCGCTCTGGGCCTTGAAATCCACTGGCCACGGTGCGCCCTGCTGCAGTGAGAGGGAGTTGGAGGCGCACGGCGCACAGGAGTCCGCTGGTTTGGTTTCGGGTCCGACTCTCCAAAATTtccatatttctctctccctctggatGAACCCTGAGCAGGCGAATACGGTAGTGATCAGAG ACACAGGTTCGGAAGAGCGCGCCCAGCCGAGCTCGGAGCCCCGGCGATCGGACACTTCCTCTGTGACGCCTGCCGAGCCCTCCCCGCTCCAGGAGCCCTGTCCCGGCCGCAGCCACGCCACCCCTCAATCCCGGACACCCAGCACCATTCAGCGCGAAGCTCTATCACCAG ACATGCCCTGTGTGCAGGCTCAGTATGGGCCCGCCCCTCCAGGCTCAGCCTACTCTGGCCAGTCCTTCAGTTACCCGAACGACAGCTACAGCTCTGACCTCATGACCCCTGACTACACCAAGCTGGACCTGGGCGGGGGTGAGATCTCTGCCGCCGCCACCACCTCCCTCCCCAGCTTCAACGTCTTTGTGGAGGGGAGCTACGAGCCCAAGTCCTCCTGCCTCTACCAGATGCCTACACACAGGCCGACCAtcaaaaaggaagaggagagctaCCCTACGGCTCCGACACTGGATGCCATGTCCTCCTCCACCATGTACTTTAAACAGTCTCCACCCTCCACTCCCACCACCCCGTCCCTACCCCCCCAGCCTGGCACCTCCTTCCTTTGGGAGGATCACTCCCTGGCTCCTCCGACGCATCCCCACTCTCTGGGATCCAGCCTGGAGACGGGCCCCCTCAAGTCCCCCCGCTTTCCTCACTTCTACCAGCACTCGCCACCCCACAGTGGCGGCAGCGTCGGCGGCTATGAGAGTCTTGGAGGAGGACTGGTTcgaacctcctcctcctcctcctcctcttcatcctcagtctcCCATCCTCACGGCCCACCCCTGGAGCAGCCCATGTACCAGCTGCACCGTGGGGCCGGGGGCAGCAGCCTCGCCTTCCGCTCCCTGGCTCTTGGGCCCTGTGGCCCCCTACTAGGAGACAGCCTGCCCTCACCTCCCCCACGTGGTCCCCAAGGAGAGGGCACCTGTGCAGTGTGTGGGGACAACGCAGCCTGCCAGCACTACGGCGTTCGCACTTGTGAGGGCTGCAAAGGCTTCTTCAAG cgCACCGTACAGAAAAACGCCAAGTATGTGTGTCTGGCCAGTAAGAACTGTCCTGTGGACAAGAGGAGACGCAACCGCTGCCAGTACTGCCGCTTTCAGAAGTGTCTGAGTGTGGGCATGGTGAAGGAAG TGGTACGCACTGATAGCTTGAAGGGGCGCAGAGGCCGTCTGCCTTCCAAACCAAAGAGCCCCCTGCAGACAGAAGcgtctcctccttctccaccgCTCAGCCTGCTCTCCGCTCTCCTCAGAGCTTATTCCCACTGCATGCCCCGTGACCTCGACTACAGCCAG TTCAGTGCTGCcgaccctccctcctcctcctcagatgCCGAGCACATCCAGCTCTTCTACAGGCTGCTCACCATCTCGATGGAGACCACGCGGTGCTGGGCTGACCGGCTGCCCGGCTTCTCCGAGCTTCAGCGCGACGATCAGAACCTGCTCATAGACTCTGCCTTTCTGGAGCTGTTCGTCCTGCGATTGGCTCACAG GTCGATGTTGTCAGAGGATAAACTAGTGTTCTGTAACGGCTTGGTGCTGCACAGGTTCCAGTGCCTTCGTGGATTCGGAGAGTGGCTGGACTCCATCCGGGATTTCTCCACCCACCTCCAGAGCCTAAACCTGGATGCCTCTGCCTTCGCCTGCCTGGCCGCCCTCGTACTGCTCACAG AGCAAGTCCCAGGTCTAAAGGACTCAAAGCGGGTTGAGGAGCTGCAGAATAAAGTGATTTGTTGTCTCAGAGACCACCTGGGTTGTGGcccttcttcctcctcgtccAAGGCTGTACCGCCCCTGAGTCGTATTCTGGGTTTAAGAACGGAGCTCCGTTCCCAGAGAACCCAGGGCCTTCAACGAATCTTCTACCTGAAGCTGGAGGATCTGGTACCGCCTCCACCATTGATTGACAGGTTCCTGGACACTTTGCCCTACTGA
- the nr4a3 gene encoding nuclear receptor subfamily 4 group A member 3 isoform X1, with protein MSVCDRKGALWALKSTGHGAPCCSERELEAHGAQESAGLVSGPTLQNFHISLSLWMNPEQANTVVIRGKKSDGLDPLTQTAFIKVSTFVDTGSEERAQPSSEPRRSDTSSVTPAEPSPLQEPCPGRSHATPQSRTPSTIQREALSPDMPCVQAQYGPAPPGSAYSGQSFSYPNDSYSSDLMTPDYTKLDLGGGEISAAATTSLPSFNVFVEGSYEPKSSCLYQMPTHRPTIKKEEESYPTAPTLDAMSSSTMYFKQSPPSTPTTPSLPPQPGTSFLWEDHSLAPPTHPHSLGSSLETGPLKSPRFPHFYQHSPPHSGGSVGGYESLGGGLVRTSSSSSSSSSSVSHPHGPPLEQPMYQLHRGAGGSSLAFRSLALGPCGPLLGDSLPSPPPRGPQGEGTCAVCGDNAACQHYGVRTCEGCKGFFKRTVQKNAKYVCLASKNCPVDKRRRNRCQYCRFQKCLSVGMVKEVVRTDSLKGRRGRLPSKPKSPLQTEASPPSPPLSLLSALLRAYSHCMPRDLDYSQFSAADPPSSSSDAEHIQLFYRLLTISMETTRCWADRLPGFSELQRDDQNLLIDSAFLELFVLRLAHRSMLSEDKLVFCNGLVLHRFQCLRGFGEWLDSIRDFSTHLQSLNLDASAFACLAALVLLTEQVPGLKDSKRVEELQNKVICCLRDHLGCGPSSSSSKAVPPLSRILGLRTELRSQRTQGLQRIFYLKLEDLVPPPPLIDRFLDTLPY; from the exons atgagtgtgtgtgacagaaaggGGGCGCTCTGGGCCTTGAAATCCACTGGCCACGGTGCGCCCTGCTGCAGTGAGAGGGAGTTGGAGGCGCACGGCGCACAGGAGTCCGCTGGTTTGGTTTCGGGTCCGACTCTCCAAAATTtccatatttctctctccctctggatGAACCCTGAGCAGGCGAATACGGTAGTGATCAGAGGCAAGAAAAGCGATGGCCTGGATCCACTGACACAGACTGCTTTTATAAAAGTTAGCACTTTTGTAG ACACAGGTTCGGAAGAGCGCGCCCAGCCGAGCTCGGAGCCCCGGCGATCGGACACTTCCTCTGTGACGCCTGCCGAGCCCTCCCCGCTCCAGGAGCCCTGTCCCGGCCGCAGCCACGCCACCCCTCAATCCCGGACACCCAGCACCATTCAGCGCGAAGCTCTATCACCAG ACATGCCCTGTGTGCAGGCTCAGTATGGGCCCGCCCCTCCAGGCTCAGCCTACTCTGGCCAGTCCTTCAGTTACCCGAACGACAGCTACAGCTCTGACCTCATGACCCCTGACTACACCAAGCTGGACCTGGGCGGGGGTGAGATCTCTGCCGCCGCCACCACCTCCCTCCCCAGCTTCAACGTCTTTGTGGAGGGGAGCTACGAGCCCAAGTCCTCCTGCCTCTACCAGATGCCTACACACAGGCCGACCAtcaaaaaggaagaggagagctaCCCTACGGCTCCGACACTGGATGCCATGTCCTCCTCCACCATGTACTTTAAACAGTCTCCACCCTCCACTCCCACCACCCCGTCCCTACCCCCCCAGCCTGGCACCTCCTTCCTTTGGGAGGATCACTCCCTGGCTCCTCCGACGCATCCCCACTCTCTGGGATCCAGCCTGGAGACGGGCCCCCTCAAGTCCCCCCGCTTTCCTCACTTCTACCAGCACTCGCCACCCCACAGTGGCGGCAGCGTCGGCGGCTATGAGAGTCTTGGAGGAGGACTGGTTcgaacctcctcctcctcctcctcctcttcatcctcagtctcCCATCCTCACGGCCCACCCCTGGAGCAGCCCATGTACCAGCTGCACCGTGGGGCCGGGGGCAGCAGCCTCGCCTTCCGCTCCCTGGCTCTTGGGCCCTGTGGCCCCCTACTAGGAGACAGCCTGCCCTCACCTCCCCCACGTGGTCCCCAAGGAGAGGGCACCTGTGCAGTGTGTGGGGACAACGCAGCCTGCCAGCACTACGGCGTTCGCACTTGTGAGGGCTGCAAAGGCTTCTTCAAG cgCACCGTACAGAAAAACGCCAAGTATGTGTGTCTGGCCAGTAAGAACTGTCCTGTGGACAAGAGGAGACGCAACCGCTGCCAGTACTGCCGCTTTCAGAAGTGTCTGAGTGTGGGCATGGTGAAGGAAG TGGTACGCACTGATAGCTTGAAGGGGCGCAGAGGCCGTCTGCCTTCCAAACCAAAGAGCCCCCTGCAGACAGAAGcgtctcctccttctccaccgCTCAGCCTGCTCTCCGCTCTCCTCAGAGCTTATTCCCACTGCATGCCCCGTGACCTCGACTACAGCCAG TTCAGTGCTGCcgaccctccctcctcctcctcagatgCCGAGCACATCCAGCTCTTCTACAGGCTGCTCACCATCTCGATGGAGACCACGCGGTGCTGGGCTGACCGGCTGCCCGGCTTCTCCGAGCTTCAGCGCGACGATCAGAACCTGCTCATAGACTCTGCCTTTCTGGAGCTGTTCGTCCTGCGATTGGCTCACAG GTCGATGTTGTCAGAGGATAAACTAGTGTTCTGTAACGGCTTGGTGCTGCACAGGTTCCAGTGCCTTCGTGGATTCGGAGAGTGGCTGGACTCCATCCGGGATTTCTCCACCCACCTCCAGAGCCTAAACCTGGATGCCTCTGCCTTCGCCTGCCTGGCCGCCCTCGTACTGCTCACAG AGCAAGTCCCAGGTCTAAAGGACTCAAAGCGGGTTGAGGAGCTGCAGAATAAAGTGATTTGTTGTCTCAGAGACCACCTGGGTTGTGGcccttcttcctcctcgtccAAGGCTGTACCGCCCCTGAGTCGTATTCTGGGTTTAAGAACGGAGCTCCGTTCCCAGAGAACCCAGGGCCTTCAACGAATCTTCTACCTGAAGCTGGAGGATCTGGTACCGCCTCCACCATTGATTGACAGGTTCCTGGACACTTTGCCCTACTGA
- the nr4a3 gene encoding nuclear receptor subfamily 4 group A member 3 isoform X3, giving the protein MNKRTQLLEQLQFVQLKCTPRDMPCVQAQYGPAPPGSAYSGQSFSYPNDSYSSDLMTPDYTKLDLGGGEISAAATTSLPSFNVFVEGSYEPKSSCLYQMPTHRPTIKKEEESYPTAPTLDAMSSSTMYFKQSPPSTPTTPSLPPQPGTSFLWEDHSLAPPTHPHSLGSSLETGPLKSPRFPHFYQHSPPHSGGSVGGYESLGGGLVRTSSSSSSSSSSVSHPHGPPLEQPMYQLHRGAGGSSLAFRSLALGPCGPLLGDSLPSPPPRGPQGEGTCAVCGDNAACQHYGVRTCEGCKGFFKRTVQKNAKYVCLASKNCPVDKRRRNRCQYCRFQKCLSVGMVKEVVRTDSLKGRRGRLPSKPKSPLQTEASPPSPPLSLLSALLRAYSHCMPRDLDYSQFSAADPPSSSSDAEHIQLFYRLLTISMETTRCWADRLPGFSELQRDDQNLLIDSAFLELFVLRLAHRSMLSEDKLVFCNGLVLHRFQCLRGFGEWLDSIRDFSTHLQSLNLDASAFACLAALVLLTEQVPGLKDSKRVEELQNKVICCLRDHLGCGPSSSSSKAVPPLSRILGLRTELRSQRTQGLQRIFYLKLEDLVPPPPLIDRFLDTLPY; this is encoded by the exons ATGAACAAGCGCACTCAGTTATTGgaacagctgcagtttgtccaGTTGAAATGCACACCTCGAG ACATGCCCTGTGTGCAGGCTCAGTATGGGCCCGCCCCTCCAGGCTCAGCCTACTCTGGCCAGTCCTTCAGTTACCCGAACGACAGCTACAGCTCTGACCTCATGACCCCTGACTACACCAAGCTGGACCTGGGCGGGGGTGAGATCTCTGCCGCCGCCACCACCTCCCTCCCCAGCTTCAACGTCTTTGTGGAGGGGAGCTACGAGCCCAAGTCCTCCTGCCTCTACCAGATGCCTACACACAGGCCGACCAtcaaaaaggaagaggagagctaCCCTACGGCTCCGACACTGGATGCCATGTCCTCCTCCACCATGTACTTTAAACAGTCTCCACCCTCCACTCCCACCACCCCGTCCCTACCCCCCCAGCCTGGCACCTCCTTCCTTTGGGAGGATCACTCCCTGGCTCCTCCGACGCATCCCCACTCTCTGGGATCCAGCCTGGAGACGGGCCCCCTCAAGTCCCCCCGCTTTCCTCACTTCTACCAGCACTCGCCACCCCACAGTGGCGGCAGCGTCGGCGGCTATGAGAGTCTTGGAGGAGGACTGGTTcgaacctcctcctcctcctcctcctcttcatcctcagtctcCCATCCTCACGGCCCACCCCTGGAGCAGCCCATGTACCAGCTGCACCGTGGGGCCGGGGGCAGCAGCCTCGCCTTCCGCTCCCTGGCTCTTGGGCCCTGTGGCCCCCTACTAGGAGACAGCCTGCCCTCACCTCCCCCACGTGGTCCCCAAGGAGAGGGCACCTGTGCAGTGTGTGGGGACAACGCAGCCTGCCAGCACTACGGCGTTCGCACTTGTGAGGGCTGCAAAGGCTTCTTCAAG cgCACCGTACAGAAAAACGCCAAGTATGTGTGTCTGGCCAGTAAGAACTGTCCTGTGGACAAGAGGAGACGCAACCGCTGCCAGTACTGCCGCTTTCAGAAGTGTCTGAGTGTGGGCATGGTGAAGGAAG TGGTACGCACTGATAGCTTGAAGGGGCGCAGAGGCCGTCTGCCTTCCAAACCAAAGAGCCCCCTGCAGACAGAAGcgtctcctccttctccaccgCTCAGCCTGCTCTCCGCTCTCCTCAGAGCTTATTCCCACTGCATGCCCCGTGACCTCGACTACAGCCAG TTCAGTGCTGCcgaccctccctcctcctcctcagatgCCGAGCACATCCAGCTCTTCTACAGGCTGCTCACCATCTCGATGGAGACCACGCGGTGCTGGGCTGACCGGCTGCCCGGCTTCTCCGAGCTTCAGCGCGACGATCAGAACCTGCTCATAGACTCTGCCTTTCTGGAGCTGTTCGTCCTGCGATTGGCTCACAG GTCGATGTTGTCAGAGGATAAACTAGTGTTCTGTAACGGCTTGGTGCTGCACAGGTTCCAGTGCCTTCGTGGATTCGGAGAGTGGCTGGACTCCATCCGGGATTTCTCCACCCACCTCCAGAGCCTAAACCTGGATGCCTCTGCCTTCGCCTGCCTGGCCGCCCTCGTACTGCTCACAG AGCAAGTCCCAGGTCTAAAGGACTCAAAGCGGGTTGAGGAGCTGCAGAATAAAGTGATTTGTTGTCTCAGAGACCACCTGGGTTGTGGcccttcttcctcctcgtccAAGGCTGTACCGCCCCTGAGTCGTATTCTGGGTTTAAGAACGGAGCTCCGTTCCCAGAGAACCCAGGGCCTTCAACGAATCTTCTACCTGAAGCTGGAGGATCTGGTACCGCCTCCACCATTGATTGACAGGTTCCTGGACACTTTGCCCTACTGA
- the nr4a3 gene encoding nuclear receptor subfamily 4 group A member 3 isoform X4 yields the protein MPCVQAQYGPAPPGSAYSGQSFSYPNDSYSSDLMTPDYTKLDLGGGEISAAATTSLPSFNVFVEGSYEPKSSCLYQMPTHRPTIKKEEESYPTAPTLDAMSSSTMYFKQSPPSTPTTPSLPPQPGTSFLWEDHSLAPPTHPHSLGSSLETGPLKSPRFPHFYQHSPPHSGGSVGGYESLGGGLVRTSSSSSSSSSSVSHPHGPPLEQPMYQLHRGAGGSSLAFRSLALGPCGPLLGDSLPSPPPRGPQGEGTCAVCGDNAACQHYGVRTCEGCKGFFKRTVQKNAKYVCLASKNCPVDKRRRNRCQYCRFQKCLSVGMVKEVVRTDSLKGRRGRLPSKPKSPLQTEASPPSPPLSLLSALLRAYSHCMPRDLDYSQFSAADPPSSSSDAEHIQLFYRLLTISMETTRCWADRLPGFSELQRDDQNLLIDSAFLELFVLRLAHRSMLSEDKLVFCNGLVLHRFQCLRGFGEWLDSIRDFSTHLQSLNLDASAFACLAALVLLTEQVPGLKDSKRVEELQNKVICCLRDHLGCGPSSSSSKAVPPLSRILGLRTELRSQRTQGLQRIFYLKLEDLVPPPPLIDRFLDTLPY from the exons ATGCCCTGTGTGCAGGCTCAGTATGGGCCCGCCCCTCCAGGCTCAGCCTACTCTGGCCAGTCCTTCAGTTACCCGAACGACAGCTACAGCTCTGACCTCATGACCCCTGACTACACCAAGCTGGACCTGGGCGGGGGTGAGATCTCTGCCGCCGCCACCACCTCCCTCCCCAGCTTCAACGTCTTTGTGGAGGGGAGCTACGAGCCCAAGTCCTCCTGCCTCTACCAGATGCCTACACACAGGCCGACCAtcaaaaaggaagaggagagctaCCCTACGGCTCCGACACTGGATGCCATGTCCTCCTCCACCATGTACTTTAAACAGTCTCCACCCTCCACTCCCACCACCCCGTCCCTACCCCCCCAGCCTGGCACCTCCTTCCTTTGGGAGGATCACTCCCTGGCTCCTCCGACGCATCCCCACTCTCTGGGATCCAGCCTGGAGACGGGCCCCCTCAAGTCCCCCCGCTTTCCTCACTTCTACCAGCACTCGCCACCCCACAGTGGCGGCAGCGTCGGCGGCTATGAGAGTCTTGGAGGAGGACTGGTTcgaacctcctcctcctcctcctcctcttcatcctcagtctcCCATCCTCACGGCCCACCCCTGGAGCAGCCCATGTACCAGCTGCACCGTGGGGCCGGGGGCAGCAGCCTCGCCTTCCGCTCCCTGGCTCTTGGGCCCTGTGGCCCCCTACTAGGAGACAGCCTGCCCTCACCTCCCCCACGTGGTCCCCAAGGAGAGGGCACCTGTGCAGTGTGTGGGGACAACGCAGCCTGCCAGCACTACGGCGTTCGCACTTGTGAGGGCTGCAAAGGCTTCTTCAAG cgCACCGTACAGAAAAACGCCAAGTATGTGTGTCTGGCCAGTAAGAACTGTCCTGTGGACAAGAGGAGACGCAACCGCTGCCAGTACTGCCGCTTTCAGAAGTGTCTGAGTGTGGGCATGGTGAAGGAAG TGGTACGCACTGATAGCTTGAAGGGGCGCAGAGGCCGTCTGCCTTCCAAACCAAAGAGCCCCCTGCAGACAGAAGcgtctcctccttctccaccgCTCAGCCTGCTCTCCGCTCTCCTCAGAGCTTATTCCCACTGCATGCCCCGTGACCTCGACTACAGCCAG TTCAGTGCTGCcgaccctccctcctcctcctcagatgCCGAGCACATCCAGCTCTTCTACAGGCTGCTCACCATCTCGATGGAGACCACGCGGTGCTGGGCTGACCGGCTGCCCGGCTTCTCCGAGCTTCAGCGCGACGATCAGAACCTGCTCATAGACTCTGCCTTTCTGGAGCTGTTCGTCCTGCGATTGGCTCACAG GTCGATGTTGTCAGAGGATAAACTAGTGTTCTGTAACGGCTTGGTGCTGCACAGGTTCCAGTGCCTTCGTGGATTCGGAGAGTGGCTGGACTCCATCCGGGATTTCTCCACCCACCTCCAGAGCCTAAACCTGGATGCCTCTGCCTTCGCCTGCCTGGCCGCCCTCGTACTGCTCACAG AGCAAGTCCCAGGTCTAAAGGACTCAAAGCGGGTTGAGGAGCTGCAGAATAAAGTGATTTGTTGTCTCAGAGACCACCTGGGTTGTGGcccttcttcctcctcgtccAAGGCTGTACCGCCCCTGAGTCGTATTCTGGGTTTAAGAACGGAGCTCCGTTCCCAGAGAACCCAGGGCCTTCAACGAATCTTCTACCTGAAGCTGGAGGATCTGGTACCGCCTCCACCATTGATTGACAGGTTCCTGGACACTTTGCCCTACTGA